DNA from Plasmodium cynomolgi strain B DNA, chromosome 12, whole genome shotgun sequence:
CAGTTAAATCAACCGCtgaactcattttttttttttttttttaattccccccAGCGCTACACTTGGCATTTTTCAGCGCTGGGGAAAatcatttatatgtaattaagcacgctttttttttttttttttttctttttttctctatctACTCAATAACACATTTCGTCACGGACCTCTCGCACTACTCTGATCTGTTGTGCGGGTCTGCAATCGTGCGTGTAATCTTGTGAGCCCTAAAATGTGCACTTAATAATGGTGCGTacaaaaacatatacatatataaaacaaaGCGCGCGCGCTGCGCGTGTTACTAGTGACATTACACACAAAAACGCACGTGCGGGGAGAAGTGGCCCATATAAAAATGGTCACATATATGTTtctgcatatatgtatgtgcctTTATTTACACGCTGACACATTTTAAGACTCTAGCCTTCGAGGTGGCTATATGAGAGGCGTGTGTGTAAACAAACGGGAAGAATGGAACGAAgtgaaaaaagcaaagtggagaaaaacgggttttccttttttattcttctcttcttccattccaaaaatggagaaatgaCTTCCCCCTTCATCGAGCAGCATATATGGCTGCGAACGGGGttcgtttcttcttccccacaTGGTATGGCCTCccgttttatttattcattgaTGGGTTGGTTGGCTGACCGGTTGACTGGTAGACCGATTGACCGGTtgactgatttttttttttttttactgacCGTTTCGATCATTATGAAGAATTGCAAAGTTTGGGGGTTCCCCAAATCGggtttctctctctctctctatatataaaatatattttttttttccaccccatGGCTTCGAATCAGATCATCTTCTGAGCCTTGAAGTAGCCCCACTTTTGCAGACCCCTCTTTGTGTCCTTAATCTTTCTGGTCCATCCTTCCTTCAAGGAGTCATACTCCTTAATGGAATACGCCTTCAAGAactcgtcttttttttcctccaatttGTTAAGTTCCAATTGTAGTAACTCCAGCCAGTAATCGCTTATATCCTTTGCCTCCACATTTTGGAACTTACAGGACTTAATCAAATCTCCATAATCTTGGATAGGCATGAGGGTATACTTTCTCTGATTAATGTAGGCCTTGAATTCTTCGTCCCATTTTTCTATCTTATCAGCACAGTAGTCAGTTATCAAAAGAATTCCATTTGGTTTTAGCCACTTGTaacatttttcaaataatatttttttgtcggAATAGGgtaaatgcaaaatggagtcTCTGCTGTATATCATGTCGAAAGTACTTTCTGGGAAGtctttttttagaatatcCATTGCTTCAAATTCGACTTTTGCTTTATCTTTATTTCTTAGCTTGGCGATGGTGACCATCTTTTCGCAAATGTCCACTCCGTGCACATGCGCACCGTACTTCTCATTTATGTATTTGCAGCCGCCACCCAGGCCGGAGCCGATGTCTGCACGTGGGTAGAACAATGCGTGAAAagtggcaaaaaggggaaaaatggcaaaaaggggaaaaatggcaaaaaggggaaaaatggcaaaaaggggagaagtggggAAAAGAATTGCCgaaaaatgggacaaaaaaaacggacCCACATTCAACGCACCGACGCCTATGTGCCACGAACGCCTTCCTTACCTAGTACTTTCGAATTTGCTTCCAAACATATGTCGCTCAAGATTTTCTTTGTTGCGATTATTCCTCCAGAGGAAATGTAATCCCTATTGGGTGGATGGGGAAATGCCAGCGTGAGGTTGTgaaggtgaagcggtgaTACAGTCGCGATGCGCATGTGTACACACAGATAAATGGCGGCATGGCCACATGGAGCACAGGAGGGGGGTAAATAAAGGGACACGTAGACCGTGCTAAGGTGGGCTAGCTGGCTTATCAGATTATACGTTGTCATATCATAATccttttgtcatttttttNNNNNNNNNNNNNNNNNNNNNNNNNNNNNNNNNNNNNNNNNNNNNNNNNNNNNNNNNNNNNNNNNNNNNNNNNNNNNNNNNNNNNNNNNNNNNNNNNNNNNNNNNNNNNNNNNNNNNNNNNNNNNNNNNNNNNNNNNNNNNNNNNNNNNNATATTTACATGGTCCTTAAATTCGAAATTTTATGCGTGCGCATGAATATGCGTACGGTTCACAGAATAGAACGATTTGATAATACCTTCATCAGAGTATTGGTTGTTCTCTAGGTATTTGATATCTACTGCTTCGccatccattttgttgaatGAAAGGAGCGAAACTGAAACTGGGtgtttttgtttgttttagTATGCGAATACTTAGGGCTGAGAGGCCAAGAGAAACTGACTATTTGGCAAATATAtacaagggggggggaaaaaagattgcgaaaaagtaaaaaaaaaaaaaacgatgaaATGGAAGAATGTGCGTTGAACGGCTTTATGTGCTCGTAAAGCGTGAAAAGTGTCACTTTTGCGTTTTCGATAAAATTGCTGGTAATTTGCtaattttgtgaaataaGTTTcgaaaaagttgaaaaaaaaatgttgttttGTGTTTGGCGAGGTACTtgcgaaaaatgtgaatttgagttttaattattttttaatttgaaatattttttaattttattttatttttcaatttttttttttttagtacgctttttaatttaatttaatttaattaaatttcttttttcgcttccttTTAATCCCCTTCCAAAGCGCTTGTGTTTGCAGGGGGTAGAATGAGAAAGATCATGTGGTGTCACTCATCTTTACACCTTCTGTACTGGCCAGCACATGTGTCGAGTATCACATATGCATGCACCGAAGGGGTGAGAAAAATTCATCTACGTGGTACGAAcgtttatatgtatacatatgtgcgtaCGTGGGGGACGTCTACATAggtacgtatgtacatgcagCTACGTATTCGTCATCCTGAGGGGATATACCCCCATACAcctctttcccccttttggtaaATACCCAAGTGTATTAACCTGTGCATAACTTCAATGAAGGGGGTACGCAGGGGAATCTTTCTATGTTCAAGCTGTGCCACCACTCTTTCACTGTGGTTGCTATGGCGACACGGACTCCCAGCAAGGCACACATGAGAGACTCATGGaacgcatatacatataaggGTATGACCAAGCGGGGCAATGCATATACAAGTACcttacatatgtgcatatatatatttgcatattacatacatacatacatatattgtGCATGCTTGTACTTACGCATGCTTACTGGGCATACACCCCGCTTTTGCCCCAACGAATGCCCTGCGTCGTTACTCAAAAGAACATGCAAAAGTGCAAATAAAcctttacactttttttctgtagaCCTTTCGCCTGCACCGGGAGCTAAGCATATAGTAAGATAAGAAAAACTGTTGCCCCAACGCGGAAGCGTGGCGATAAACGAATTTTtacttgacaatttttttacggCGACAAAAgggataggaaaaaaaaaaaaNNNNNNNNNNNNNNNNNNNNNNNNNNNNNNNNNNNNNNNNNNNNNNNNNNNNNNNNNNNNNNNNNNNNNNNNNNNNNNNNNNNNNNNNNNNNNNNNNNNNNNNNNNNNNNNNNNNNNNNNNNNNNNNNNNNNNNNNNNNNCAGAGAGGACACAATTAGcttatctctttttttttttttccccattttgcgtgaattttttttaaaaaataaaaatttccacgGCTGAACGCGAAACTTTACTGTTCACGTGTCCCTCTTCCGTTGGCACATATTGCAGCGCAAAAACGTTTACTTAGATAAGGCGCGCGTTGGATATTGGGGAAAGGGAGCACCTAATTGGAGACCCCAGTACTCGGCTGTGCGTGTgagtgtacatatgtatattatctatgtacatacatatgcttACACTTCGGCGAAAGTGTACCCGCTCGCGCGCCCATCAGTGCGGCGCGTTACAAACAAGCGAAAGAGCCACCGCGCTCGCAGACTCTTTCGCATGACCAGGTCTCCGCGCctaaattgtaaaagtgGAAAAGGAGGACCAGGACGCCAAACCCCATGCAACGCAAAAGGTCACTTCGCAATCGAATAAAACCCCACACGAGGGTGTACGCGGTGTGAATCTGCCAAatgcgtacatatgtataagtacatatatatatatatatataaagagaaaaaaacatttttgcgGCTTCCCTTGTATGCGCGCGTACCCCCTCGGTAAGGGAACATTTTCCTTGCTTTGAAAAACtctccattttatttttcaacaaattggcgaaaggtgaaaaagcgcggaaaaaaggaaaaaaaaaaaaatacaaattccCATAAAAACGCgaataaacattttataaGCGAACAACCAACGGGGTTTACAGCACGGTTTCAACGCcgttttggagaaaaataaaaataatacaaatgtTTTACAAGTAGGCATAAGATTAAGCCAAGCATCCTACTCCCACCCATTACAAGCTACGTTATAATTACGTACTTCTTTTTCGCGTTGAATTGATGTGACGACCataaggcgaaaaaaaaaaaaaaaaaggacttaGCAGTTCTGCAAGCTTTATAAAATTTCCCtgtccttatttttatttttcaaaaatatttttttcttttactttatgataaatttcatttttttattttttccttttcgatttAACAATCGGCtggttattatttttatgtaaaaattccCATTTCCCTCAAATGGTTAAATGATGCAATTCTGATGACAAGGGGGAAAANNNNNNNNNNNNNNNNNNNNGTCATTTTGTTCGTAATGACAACAGGAAATATTACATAACAAATTTCAAATTAACTGCATATTCGTTTCCAGAAAATctctatcatttttttctttttttttttttgttaaaattttgttttttttgtttgttttgttttttttttttttttttttttttaccttgtaACAAAAACCCAGGAGAGACACCGGTACTCGCTTGTACCATGTTTCAGCCAGCAGTTAAGTTAAAGATAAAAGGGACAACCTACCttgcatatgcatgtatgtttatatgtacacgCACGTACATATGCTGTGGCCTCTAGTAACAGAAAGGTACGAGAGCGAACGGACCATTctgataaaaaggaaaacgccGACTTGCTCGCAGAGACAGTTTCCCTCGAGAAACTCTgcaacatttttgtgaaaaccGTGGAcagttaaaaataaaaggaaaaaaaagaaaagttatTTAACTGGTTGGACCTAATTCAACAGAACAAACCAAATTTGGATCTACATCACGTCGCTTGCCCGTTCAGGAAGTGTTAcgctcccatttttgcccatcgcgaaggggagaaaacCAGAATAAAAGAATCGTTGATTATCAAACGAACAGTGCATAGACAAAGCATTAAACAGTTATAACGGAACACCTACACCCCCCCCGTGCATGCGTTTATTCGCACGTATGTCTACAAAAATACATAATGTGAGCAGTGGGATAAGgcgaagaaaagaagagaagcaaAACCTCCTTCTGAACGCTTTCACCTCTCCCCCATATAGTAGTTAAGTGCATATCCAAATGTATAAtaacgaataaaaaaaatggaggaaaggTTAAACGAAACGGAGGAAATTTTTACGCACAGTGGGGAAGAGATACATCCAAGTGTGAgcagaaaaggagaacaCATTTACGAACCTACAAGCTTTGACAAAGAAGCCGTAAATTTTAACAACCACATGGTGCAGGAAAattatccctttttattaCACACAAGTGATAAAGGAGGCAGCCGCGAGTGGCATTTGCAGAATGCACCTTATGTCAACTTAGCAAATGCGTATGGCCCAACCACGGGGTTCAGCATAAGCCACCCCAGTGACGACAGGCAAAGTCAAATACACCCAAGTAACGGAGAGTGTTGCGTGGAGAACCCCATGAGTAACACCCCCATGAGTAATACTCCCATGAGTAATACTCCCATGAGTAACACCCCCATGAGTAACACCCCCATGAGTAACACCCCCATGAGTAACACCCCCATGAGTAACACCCCCATGAGTAATACCTTCATGAATAACCCCTCCATGAATAACCCCCCCATGAATAACCTCCTCATGAATAACCCCCCCATGAGTAATGCCCCCACGAATAACAGCCCCGTGAACACATCCAACATAGCAGTGACAAACCCAGCGGGGTTGAACCCAAACGATGGCAACTTATACGCTGCTATGTATAGTAGAGGaattccccaaaaaaaggagagccaAAAAGGTTATGtgggtgaagaaaaaaactggaGCAGTAAAGGAGGCTCCTTGCCTCccataagaaaaaatctcagtggtgtaattttttcccgGAACGGTATGCACATTGATAGAATGAAAAATGCCACATCGGGGGGGCCATTTACACCATATAACAATGCACAGTATGGTGAGATAAATAATTTGATGAATCACCGGAGTCACATAAACCATGTTCAGCAGGATGGTTTGGTTGGAGACAAATCTGAGATGTGTGCTCTCCTTCCTGGTGATAACAACAGCTGTGATTGTTTAACAGCTATGCTTAGTAAGGTCCCGGAGGGGTACATTCAGAATGTCCCAACCAACTACCAAATGGGTTGGAGGTGCAGTAACGAATGGGATGGGAGCGAAACACAGGGAGTCCCTCCAAATGGAAACAACTCTAATGCACAGAGTAATGGCATTTCCCTTCTGAACAGCAGTACCACTTCTGTACCGCATAATCGTTTTGCTTGTCCTAATTTCCAATTTGACAAGAATGACGGTGGAAACTGTGGTGACCTTCCTAGTGATGTACACCTGAATAGCTACTCAACTAGCAGTTTAGTATACCATCCGGATGGTTACCATATAGGCAGTAGGACCAACTCAATCTATCAGAACAGGGACATGATGAAGCTCCCAGCGAGTGAAGACTCGCATGTAATTTCCCAAAAGGGTTGTACAACGAGCAGTGGTAACTACCACGTTAGTGCTGAGGGGATTAATCAGATGAGTCACCCGAACCGTACAAACGCAATATTCGCAGATCAATGGAGTAATGAAGAAATTCTCACCAAGCAGGCCAACACGTCAAACTATAGGATTAGGAGGAAGGGGGACAGTCCGCATGATGGTGAATCATACGAAATGAGTAGCAGTGAGTATGAACCAATTGAACAGTGCCATCTGCAACAAAGGCATCCCAATTTTGCCAGTAGTGAGGGATGTATGTACCCTAATGGGTTCCAAGTTCAGACGCAGTTTAACCCAAATGGAACCCTTCTAATCAACACCTGTGGTAGTTTCCctgttaaaaatgtcattcGGGAAGATGACAATTTTAGCGCACATATGGGGAGCAGTAGGGATGACCAACCACTAAGCCATCGGCAAGGGATAATccaatttgagaaaaaaatggttaactGTGCAGATGCACAAATGGATAACACGTATAGCAGAATGAAGAACCCATTAACGTTGAACCGAATTGTACATGAAAATAAATCCACTCCAGTAATCTCAGACAATATGATCGGCAATTCGTATGCCCCctttgtaaataataaagaGCAGAATTGCCAACATTTGGAGGAGGGAAAATTATTCCCCATGAAAGGCAACTACTGCGTGAGCAGTTTAGAAAGTCCATACCCATTCTATGGCAAGCAGATGGGAGACCCAACCAGCACGAGCTTCatgaaattatataataatggtAATACTTCTGGTGAAGGCACTGAGGTGTCAGCATGGTCAACACGAGGGAGTTACCCCCCAAAGGAGGTTCTTAACAATGCAATGAGCAACACTAAAGAGAGTTACAGCAGTTTAATACGTAGTAGTGGGGACGGAGGCGCCTCCCCTCATATGTGCAGTTCTGCCGGTGTGAATAGCTTGGTCGGTGTGAATAACTTGGCTGGTGAGTATGACATGTCGCAGCGAAGCATAAGTAGCAGTTCACGCCAGCTCAGCTTGTTGGATGCGCCGAACGGGGAGAATAATGAGCAGGAAGAAACTCTGCAGCGACAAAGGATGTACGACTTGTATGTGCAGTCGCTGTTGAATGGGGCAAGTGGAGTGATAAACCCGGGTGGAGTTATTACCCCCGGTGGAGTTATTACCCCGAGTGGAGTGATAAACCCGGGTGGAGTGATAAACCCTGGTGGAGTTACTAGTCCGAACGGAGTAACCAACCCGAACGCGCATCTGGGGGAAAAGAACGACCAGCTAATATTattcaatttaaaaaacatgcGCAATAAAATCACGAAGAAGGATCCCCAAATTACCAACAATTATTTGTCCTACTTAGATCATTACATCGCCTCCCTACGCCTGCTTTACAACAAACTACTCAGTAACAGAAATTTGATATTCATTCTGGCAAAGGAAGTAtttgcaccaaaaaaaaaaagagataaaaaaacatacagtGATGATAATGCATCCACATTTGAGAGTAAGCATTCTTATGTGCAAGAATTGTTAGCAGCTCTACTACCCCAACCACCTGTTTTCCCACCATTCGAAATATGGATCtatatgggaaaaaaaaatgctagcCAATTGCACAAACTACACCTAAcaatatacataatttacCAAAAGATTATTTGCAATATATCAAATatccttttaaaaatcaACAAGGACATGGTGAGTTATGCaaataagaataaatttAGCAAACGCAATGGGACTGACTCGCTTAATGATTATGTGAATGATAATGGGGAGGGGTTGAAGCGAACTGattgcccctttttgagtGCTacaaagggagaagaagctcCCTTGGGGGGACCCTACAGTAGTGGGTACGTGGCGAAGAGGGGGGTGCAGGACAGGCAAGAAGGGGCCCTCGACGTGCAGGATGCGGACTATTTGATCGACGCGGTTGACGAAGCAGATGTGGTTGACACGGTTGACGAAGCTCACGTGGTTGACGCGGTTGACGAAGCTCATGTGGTTGACGCGATTGACGAAGCTCATGTGGTTGACGCGATTGACGAAGCTCATGTGGCTGACGCGGTTGACGACGCGGTGTGCATCCCCGTGGAGCCAGAGCGTGCGACTAGCTACAACAGGCGCCCTGCCCACACCGAGGAAGACGAACCGAATCTCCATAAAGGAGACATCCCCAGAAAATGCCTATTCAGAATTGACCAGAAGTTAGCCATTATGATGGCGTCAATTGATAACATAAGTAAAATGATGAActtggaaaaaggggaaggaagcaATAGCAGTAAGGACCCCTCAGCGGACTCCCCCGATGAGGAAAGCAAACCTACCGACGTGATCCCCACAGAACTGGACAATGTAGGCGAAGACGGAGATAACCTCCAGCAGGATGACAAAAGTGGCCTTGAAAAAGAAGTCAAAATGGTTAAACATACGCAACATGTAAGTAAAGGCATCTCCCCAAGTGAGTGTACCCCCACACACATTAACATTAGCCCTAAGGATGGCCAAATAGTCGCGTATGACGAACTAAAAGGTAGTGATGATAGAAGACCCCTCTTTGAAAAGGTAGCCAAGTTTAAGTTGGATTATAGTAACTCCATGGGGAAGGACAGTGCTGTTAAGTTACTAAACGAGCTAAGGTACGAACTTAGAAATGTGTACAACGAAATACGATCTTTGAAGATGCATGACAGTTACTACCTGTCCAGTAGAGATAACGGAAAGGAGGGAGGAAGCTCCCTAGAATTAGTGAACCCTAATGATGACCACGGGGATGATTATGCCGTTCCGTCAGATCGAAGTGCAGTTTCAAATGGGAAGATAAAAACGGCAAACGAAACGTGTTTCTTAAACGATTTCTTATACAGCCAAAGTGAAAGTTCCAATCCGTTGGTGAATGCACATACACGGGATTATTACCATTGTgcgagtaaaaaaaatggaaaaaaaataaagttaaagaagcaaaatgaactACTTAACAGTCTCATAAATAGTAGCATATGTTCTAACGAACAAATTAATAACGACATTATTTATGACTTAAAATACACAGATGATATTTTCAAgaagcttttatttttatgtcgaaatttttacacaaatttttcCGAGTATAAGGACTATGCGTTAGAGTCGTCTTTTCACGAGAATGGAGTCGACTTAACTAATTTGGATGAAGTTAACAATTTTAGGTACATGGACAGTCAGCCATTTTTTACCAAGAGGTCACTGCTCCCGAGTGGGGAATTGCTACCTCAAGAGAATTTCCCTGAGGGGAAGTACCAACTGGAGGCGAGGGATCCCCCACCCATGTGTAACGAAAATCGAGACATTATGGACCCGCACAGTATTGAGCAAGTGAATGGCCTCCCCTTCAAGGCGGAAGATCACACGTCGAATGTGGCTCCAGTCATAGGCAGCGGCGGTGGGGACGATGGCGTTAACTCGGGAGAGGAAACTCTTCTGAGTGACGACCAAGTGGGATCAACGAACTTCGCAAATCGCACGAACTGCGCAAACTACGCGAGGTACACAAATTTGAGAGGTGTCTCCCTGTACGATGCGTCCGAGAGTTCCACCCCGAACAGTCAGGACAGCCTCCGTGGAAGGAACCCCCCCTGGGTGGAACTACCCAtggagaagaaagaagatAAAGAAGGTGCACACCAAGTggatcccttttttgccaaattCGATGGCCAAGAAAAACTGATAGAAGCGTATGGAGAGAAGACCCCCCAAAGTGCGATTTTGCAGATGGGCCAAATGGGCAACTACGCAGCTGGCGCTTGCACGGGTAGAAACGAAGGCGTACTTTATAGCCCTTCTTTCTTAAAGGCCACTAATAGGGATTACGCACAAATGGAAGTAGGCCTCAGTAGCGGCGCGGCGAATGAAGCGGAGAGTAGCGCGAAGAGTGGAACGGACAATGGCACGAAGAGTGAAACGGACAATGGCGCGAACAGTGGAACGGACAATGGCGCGAGCAGTGGAACGGACAACGGCGCGAAGAGTGGAACGGACAATGGCGCGAAGAGTGGCGCTGTGCATGCCCCTCCAGAAACGCTGTTTAGTACCACACAAAACGGACTTCACTATAGTTACCCTAATCAGCAACATGGTGGCCATGGCTACAGCGACATAAGAAGTCCACCTTTTAGGGATACATCCCATATCAATTCGGAACCCACATATGTGCAGCGTGCACTTGAGTCTGAAGGGGTTGTTGGCTGTCTGGGTAGTCCATATGTACTGGTAAAAAATACGGAAGAGCTAACAAAGCAGGGgatatatatgaacaattCCTACGTGCAGAACGATGTGGGGACAGCTAAAAATTGTTGTTACCTTTTAAGCAATGCACAGAATGTGTATTACCCAAATGAGGGGAATTTGCCAATAGGCTTTGAAAACACGGAAGGGATGGTCCGTAACGATTGTGCGAAGTATGAACGGAGTGTTCCCAACCCGTACGCTGTTGACACGGCAAAGTATGAACCGAGTATTCCCAACGCGTACGCTGTTGAGACGAATGGTAATATGACAATTGGTGATGGCTTTCAAGGGTTCAGTACCCCAATGACGACGAGGTGCTTAAATGCTGATGGGAGCTACGTTGGAGGGGATGTTATGGGGAATTGCCTTCACGTGCCATATGCCCCATACCATAAAAACCAACAGTTTGGTATGTTCAGTTGTGTTGGTGTGAATGGGTTTACGGAGAGAGATACGGATTCACTAAACCATAACGGAATAAACAGAAACGTAGGTTACTACACGAATGGGAGTACACTACCGAGTATGTTTAACTATCAGGGGGAACagaataattttcaaaacagCTCCGGTAAGAACGAAATGAGAAATGACCAAT
Protein-coding regions in this window:
- a CDS encoding transcription factor with AP2 domain(s) (putative); translated protein: MEERLNETEEIFTHSGEEIHPSVSRKGEHIYEPTSFDKEAVNFNNHMVQENYPFLLHTSDKGGSREWHLQNAPYVNLANAYGPTTGFSISHPSDDRQSQIHPSNGECCVENPMSNTPMSNTPMSNTPMSNTPMSNTPMSNTPMSNTPMSNTPMSNTFMNNPSMNNPPMNNLLMNNPPMSNAPTNNSPVNTSNIAVTNPAGLNPNDGNLYAAMYSRGIPQKKESQKGYVGEEKNWSSKGGSLPPIRKNLSGYGEINNLMNHRSHINHVQQDGLVGDKSEMCALLPGDNNSCDCLTAMLSKVPEGYIQNVPTNYQMGWRCSNEWDGSETQGVPPNGNNSNAQSNGISLLNSSTTSVPHNRFACPNFQFDKNDGGNCGDLPSDVHLNSYSTSSLVYHPDGYHIGSRTNSIYQNRDMMKLPASEDSHVISQKGCTTSSGNYHVSAEGINQMSHPNRTNAIFADQWSNEEILTKQANTSNYRIRRKGDSPHDGESYEMSSSEYEPIEQCHLQQRHPNFASSEGCMYPNGFQVQTQFNPNGTLLINTCGSFPVKNVIREDDNFSAHMGSSRDDQPLSHRQGIIQFEKKMVNCADAQMDNTYSRMKNPLTLNRIVHENKSTPVISDNMIGNSYAPFVNNKEQNCQHLEEGKLFPMKGNYCVSSLESPYPFYGKQMGDPTSTSFMKLYNNGNTSGEGTEVSAWSTRGSYPPKEVLNNAMSNTKESYSSLIRSSGDGGASPHMCSSAGVNSLVGVNNLAGEYDMSQRSISSSSRQLSLLDAPNGENNEQEETLQRQRMYDLYVQSLLNGASGVINPGGVITPGGVITPSGVINPGGVINPGGVTSPNGVTNPNAHLGEKNDQLILFNLKNMRNKITKKDPQITNNYLSYLDHYIASLRLLYNKLLSNRNLIFILAKEVFAPKKKRDKKTYSDDNASTFESKHSYVQELLAALLPQPPVFPPFEIWIYMGKKNASQLHKLHLTIYIIYQKIICNISNILLKINKDMVSYANKNKFSKRNGTDSLNDYVNDNGEGLKRTDCPFLSATKGEEAPLGGPYSSGYVAKRGVQDRQEGALDVQDADYLIDAVDEADVVDTVDEAHVVDAVDEAHVVDAIDEAHVVDAIDEAHVADAVDDAVCIPVEPERATSYNRRPAHTEEDEPNLHKGDIPRKCLFRIDQKLAIMMASIDNISKMMNLEKGEGSNSSKDPSADSPDEESKPTDVIPTELDNVGEDGDNLQQDDKSGLEKEVKMVKHTQHVSKGISPSECTPTHINISPKDGQIVAYDELKGSDDRRPLFEKVAKFKLDYSNSMGKDSAVKLLNELRYELRNVYNEIRSLKMHDSYYLSSRDNGKEGGSSLELVNPNDDHGDDYAVPSDRSAVSNGKIKTANETCFLNDFLYSQSESSNPLVNAHTRDYYHCASKKNGKKIKLKKQNELLNSLINSSICSNEQINNDIIYDLKYTDDIFKKLLFLCRNFYTNFSEYKDYALESSFHENGVDLTNLDEVNNFRYMDSQPFFTKRSLLPSGELLPQENFPEGKYQLEARDPPPMCNENRDIMDPHSIEQVNGLPFKAEDHTSNVAPVIGSGGGDDGVNSGEETLLSDDQVGSTNFANRTNCANYARYTNLRGVSLYDASESSTPNSQDSLRGRNPPWVELPMEKKEDKEGAHQVDPFFAKFDGQEKLIEAYGEKTPQSAILQMGQMGNYAAGACTGRNEGVLYSPSFLKATNRDYAQMEVGLSSGAANEAESSAKSGTDNGTKSETDNGANSGTDNGASSGTDNGAKSGTDNGAKSGAVHAPPETLFSTTQNGLHYSYPNQQHGGHGYSDIRSPPFRDTSHINSEPTYVQRALESEGVVGCLGSPYVLVKNTEELTKQGIYMNNSYVQNDVGTAKNCCYLLSNAQNVYYPNEGNLPIGFENTEGMVRNDCAKYERSVPNPYAVDTAKYEPSIPNAYAVETNGNMTIGDGFQGFSTPMTTRCLNADGSYVGGDVMGNCLHVPYAPYHKNQQFGMFSCVGVNGFTERDTDSLNHNGINRNVGYYTNGSTLPSMFNYQGEQNNFQNSSGKNEMRNDQFATNGAENNFMSTTDAGMINQFSFNDEQTINMHRVDNMLHCSTSTYGTTREGNTFKDALNEGENLTEKMYNHNGNYFNNIELRDTAEDVSDNEMNSGGGNHNLGDDENTVDEGSSYFLKNGVITNERSDQWKFTSNFANNLNGVKSESWNGGGGGGEEEDTNLCNIKGEEMMRNNNPMDAHDISAESPNEYPSMTNERRDHNLTNDANKMKLKKMLEITDKLIGKKYRGISYDPTRNGWSTFVYKDGVRRKKFFSSYKYGNLLAKKKSIEWRLKNLSPDSHAYVFSLKAKEEFNAILNDGYADINNANLDSRDGANDGDSSNNRDILYVNAFINLFNSSEGRKKDERGEADERGERGEADERDEPDERNEPDEPLGQMEKSSCEEYAEELTRKGTQNGSGPGSSELAKSLGQANYKVGGALGGSSDGRSGGSSDARLNGCSSRTASKVDRETPCAREDKKEREKINCQGNNSMEQSTNLSSHFYDQADGYLPPNGDLFVYKNYCSRLLNEEEASGSEPSGRKAGNGPNGPNGPNGPNGQNGQNGQNGQNGQNGQNGKNGKNGPNGQNGQNGLNERKGKVDNLNDAAEEEAKSNPTRREIPDQTAHFQIVNSQNAELMIFPHSSDVPPPHYDALPREGLEPYLPIGDNGTVTRCENRKKRKRHIVKSEGKNPIGEGGSIVSPTGEPNVIGTGEHFNSAYAGRDASAGGCSDSCSSDLYGSDTRSCDGGSDGGSGSGGGSDGRSDGRSDGRSDDRRGDRRDDRRDDQPDGDGRDEKFKRWMDSCLIHPIEGSHPAFEEEESTCKNDTLREDNTKETLQYVKKCISKNGHLKRLSCGSGGNDSVDTLYNNVGCYRDGNCLTSGQPLLNGVAPTSEESVIKPFYPVECNSIPQEQLTDGMVNRAETQHMGGEKDNNFCSGDITCLVELSDEMEKQVEFPSDETDGKSPNVLDYNMRGDSGRGAHENGSPNEAQQWTQNGITETRAVQHERDLFLENKHASDKNCFLYKDTLLRYMNECTCTREEEKSLFLQFLRLTPEWVLLELDELEEMYHVYFRKKIESFYKAYLVKISNKNSSNFREVPEEGSCRSASGMPPRRSEYIRELQLIFDKKLSTLWTCMIFPIDFLYILNYKIFRILKSMNKKKVKSVSQKKDKQLKCMLKGINFIKYKNAWCFTYVDLDDKKKEKIFPISDYGFMEAKTLSILYRKSFVLHLTKMYTFLKNVLLKNKVESGQTISKLINPKSINHFIDYYKKYEEFLVCYGKIVYFNERKNIFLSTEKKRDALNYVPFEIRHKMFGEIEPLNLITATRNYFSKKSQMIKFPKGIVYLSGYFLWVLLFLNHNNKEIIFSFSARKYSFETAKARCFECYYCLLYKYKFRPINISGVVDLTLETDLECKSYNLLDYESEEIMPLDFLFHFFAPSNYVLQNGVLYKRLLLNQPHQDGDLWREEYNSLFPSEYVSLETFQTYEIEDDYFVAVNEVHGDLGPNASVDVPQNGWMQHEGEEGEECGYTQVNLLNDAEVATQVNLLNDAEVATQVNLLNDAEAATQVNLLNDEHSVGQRQYYSPFEPLSLRQHQPDCYPCHQIEHSEGNEYPAKKHRRSADDLLLYHHMEQEKKDIPLYFTDDENGKSIRLKRRDSYLGRSFKRGRVNYTNLRGSPEDMNASRWEEYHLCNDSDGSCDSSDGDEEADGERGKEEKKKKKKKNGTYDPSSQHNEDFTMWRSEREEMTTWGMHLTCGNSNMRSLPGGQNIEEDHEREGNHPIVNAANRRGQNGQVSSDTIERSNDEERDYHLEKKEQTKGGGVIGQNIHTKEWNNHEQSTQESKEKNFINKNNAEYYKDVWNKNIFHFFDNNIQDEYLKRNYDSLFNNLEEKNVVFKKISQKEEHVGVFLMLNCQWLSDSFVHDINQIETKYADIYSFENYLNTREEVLNWKCEKNFIKDCADIAKKCPRVVGVHYDTHAHAWVVNCTSNGKRRDKKFLVKTFGFLQARKMAIAHREKWQQQRALHREKTKNGNGKSTSTVEARQMETNEQ